Within Trichoderma atroviride chromosome 2, complete sequence, the genomic segment CCAATTGGCAATTGAATTGCGACTGACGCTggtttgcttgtttttttctctcgaTATAGTGGTATTTTCGGATACGTCAACTACCTGGTGGAGAAGGACCGCAAGTTCATTCTCGACACCCTGCTCAATGGCCTTTCTCGTCTCGAGTACAGAGGATACGACTCCGCCGGTCTGGCCATTGatggcgacaagaagaaggaggttTTGGCCTTCAAGGAGGTCGGCAAGGTCGCCAAGCTGAGGAAGCTCATAGATGAGTCTCCTTTGGACCTGACCAAGGTTTTCGACTCACACGAGGGTATTGCCCACACCCGATGGGCTACCCACGGCCCCCCCCTCCACCCTCAACTGCCACCCTCACCGGTTCGTCCCCCCCCTCATCCTGTACAACGGAAAGTCTAGGCCGTGTAAACTGACTCCCAACAGCTCCGACCCCAACTCCGAGTTCGTTGTTGTCCACAacggcatcatcaccaactaCAAGGAGCTCAAGACCCTGCTCTCCAGCAAGGGCTTCAAGTTTGAGACCGAGACGGACACCGAGTGCATTGCCAAGCTTGCCAAGTACATCTACGACCAGCACCCCCAGATTGGTTTCACCGATCTCATCAAGGCTGTTATCCAGGAGCTCGAGGGTGCCTATGGACTGCTTATCAAGTCTGTCCACTACCCCCATGAGGTCATTGCTGCCCGAAAGGGTTCTCCCCTTGTCATTGGTGTCAAGACCCAGCGCCGCATGAAGGTCGATTTCGTCGACGTTGAGTACGGCGAGGACAACGGTGCTCTTTCTGCAGAGGCTGCTTCTCAGACTGTTGCCCTCAAGAAGGATGGCGATTTCCTTGCTCCTTCCAGCGCCCTGGGTGCTCCCGACAAGTCCCTGCTTCACCGCAGCCAGTCCCGTGCTTTCATGACCGATGACggcatgcccatgcccaCCGAGTTCTTCCTGTCTTCTGACCCCTCTGCCATCGTTGAGCACACCAAGAAGGTCTTGTACCTCGAGGATGACGACATTGCTCACATCCACGAGGGCTCCCTCAACATCCACCGcctgaagaaggctgatGGCAGCTCCAACGTCCGAGCTATCCACACTCTGGAGCTCGAGCTTCAGGAGATCATGAAGGGCAAGTTTGACCACTTCATGCAGAAGGAGATCTTCGAGCAGCCCGAGTCTGTCGTCAACACCATGCGAGGCCGTCTCGACATTGCTAACAAAAGTGTCACCCTCGGTGGTCTGCGCTCATACATCTCCACCATTCGACGATGCCGCAgaatcatcttcattgcctGCGGTACCAGCTACCACTCTTGCATGGCCGTCCGTGGTATCTTTGAGGAGCTTACGGAGATTCCCATCTCTGTCGAGCTGGCGTCTGATTTCCTCGATCGTGAGGCCCCCGTCTTCCGAGACGACACTTGCGTCTTCGTTTCTCAGTCCGGTGAGACTGCTGATTCCCTGATGGCTCTCCGCTACTGCTTGGAGCGCGGTGCTCTCACCGTCGGTATCGTCAACGTTGTCGgttcctccatctcccttctcACCCACTGCGGTGTCCACGTCAACGCTGGTCCTGAAATCGGTGTTGCTTCCACCAAGGCCTACACCTCCCAGTTCATTGCCATGGTCATGTTTGCCCTCTCCCTTAGTGAGGACCGGGCTTCCAAGAAGATTCGCCGAGAGGAGATCATCGAGGGTCTTGGCAACGTCTCTGCCCAGATTAAGCACATTCTCGAGCTTGACCAGCCCATCAAGGACCTGTGCCAGAAGGTTTTCAAGGATCAAAAGTccctgttgctgcttggcCGTGGTAGCCAGTTCTCCACCGCCCTTGAGGGTGCGCTGAAGATCAAGGAAATTTCATACCTCCACTGCGAGGCCGTCATGTCCGGTGAGCTGAAGCACGGTGTTTTGGCCCTGGTTGACGAGAACCTTCCCATCATTATGATCCTCACCCGTGACGAGATCTTCAAGAAGTCTCTCAACGCCTACCAGCAAGGTAAGTTTAATATGGCACCCAGCCCCGTACTTGTTTCATTCCGAAGCTAACATTAATCACTACAGTCATTGCCCGAGGTGGCAAGCCCATTGTCATCTGCAACCCTGGTGACGAGGAGTTTAAGAACTCTGATGCTCTCAAGATTGAGATCCCCAAGACCGTTGACTGCCTGCAGGGCATTCTCAACGTCATTCCCCTGCAGCTGATTTCCTACTGGCTGGCCGTTCTCGAGGGTCTCAACGTGGACTTCCCTCGAAACTTGGCCAAGTCTGTCACTGTCGAGTAAAGAGGCGCCGGTCGGCTCTACGTACTGGGCGTTGGCATAGCAGAGCTTTTCACCGCCccaaaattaaaaaaaagataatgAGGAATCGGCAGTCAGGAAGTTTTTTAACGGCTTAGCAATTTGTTTTTAATGGGAAgatgccccctttttttgtatttAATGAGATCCTGATAGGGATTCAAATGTCAGCGAGGATGACAGAGTGCTATATCATATAGAGCACTGGAGCTGCTAGAGCGTATTGGTCTATTTGTTTTTGAAGCAAAACCAGTATTCTTAGCGTTTTGTACGTAGACTTTTGCGTTATCTGCCACCTGAAAAAGtacaaggcagagagaatTGATAAAGAgtaaaagaggaaaagacaaaagaccCGGTGATTTCTCTTGCAATTTGGGTGCCTAGGTAGTT encodes:
- a CDS encoding uncharacterized protein (MEROPS:MER0003350), giving the protein MCGIFGYVNYLVEKDRKFILDTLLNGLSRLEYRGYDSAGLAIDGDKKKEVLAFKEVGKVAKLRKLIDESPLDLTKVFDSHEGIAHTRWATHGPPLHPQLPPSPLRPQLRVRCCPQRHHHQLQGAQDPALQQGLQV
- a CDS encoding uncharacterized protein (MEROPS:MER0012158); its protein translation is MKVDFVDVEYGEDNGALSAEAASQTVALKKDGDFLAPSSALGAPDKSLLHRSQSRAFMTDDGMPMPTEFFLSSDPSAIVEHTKKVLYLEDDDIAHIHEGSLNIHRLKKADGSSNVRAIHTLELELQEIMKGKFDHFMQKEIFEQPESVVNTMRGRLDIANKSVTLGGLRSYISTIRRCRRIIFIACGTSYHSCMAVRGIFEELTEIPISVELASDFLDREAPVFRDDTCVFVSQSGETADSLMALRYCLERGALTVGIVNVVGSSISLLTHCGVHVNAGPEIGVASTKAYTSQFIAMVMFALSLSEDRASKKIRREEIIEGLGNVSAQIKHILELDQPIKDLCQKVFKDQKSLLLLGRGSQFSTALEGALKIKEISYLHCEAVMSGELKHGVLALVDENLPIIMILTRDEIFKKSLNAYQQVIARGGKPIVICNPGDEEFKNSDALKIEIPKTVDCLQGILNVIPLQLISYWLAVLEGLNVDFPRNLAKSVTVE